One region of Hymenobacter sediminicola genomic DNA includes:
- a CDS encoding ABC transporter permease, which produces MSTTIAYTKRSWSWRLSLGWLLLLAAAALFADFFSFPPSPDLLQINAAPLASGHLLGTDSQGQDVLRGMLYGARTALLVSVPTTLLASALGTALGVAAGYWGNSRMRLPKAWLISLACFLALYALFTAPASSPLAGWWPLCLAGGGLVLGSILSRFSQWRATVALPIDSLVSAAIVFLAALPRLLLVVLVATAVSPSVATLVLLLTLTFWVPSARLMRAEVRRIRWLPYFEAATALGLPTRQIIFRHVLPNCWQVVRTALPLSLAAIISLETTLSFLGVGLPPEVPSWGRILAAGRVAPSSWWLIVFPTVALLLTALSLRRLVSAPEPYSRVLQAS; this is translated from the coding sequence ATGAGCACTACCATTGCCTACACCAAGCGCAGCTGGAGTTGGCGTCTTAGCCTCGGCTGGCTGTTGCTACTGGCTGCGGCTGCGCTATTCGCTGATTTTTTCTCCTTCCCCCCCAGTCCTGACTTGCTGCAGATCAACGCTGCTCCGCTTGCCTCCGGCCATTTACTAGGCACTGATTCGCAGGGCCAGGATGTTTTGCGGGGCATGCTGTATGGCGCCCGTACAGCGTTGCTAGTAAGTGTACCAACTACTCTACTTGCTAGTGCACTGGGCACTGCGCTGGGAGTTGCGGCTGGCTATTGGGGCAATTCGCGTATGCGGCTGCCGAAGGCGTGGCTGATTTCGCTAGCCTGTTTTTTGGCCTTATATGCTCTCTTCACAGCCCCGGCAAGCAGCCCTTTGGCTGGATGGTGGCCTTTGTGTCTGGCCGGGGGCGGGCTGGTGCTTGGCTCTATTCTGTCACGCTTTTCGCAGTGGCGGGCTACTGTAGCGCTGCCCATCGATTCGCTGGTTTCGGCAGCTATTGTATTTCTGGCCGCTTTGCCGCGGCTGTTGCTGGTAGTGCTGGTGGCCACAGCCGTTTCGCCCAGCGTTGCAACCCTTGTCCTGTTGCTTACTCTCACTTTCTGGGTACCTAGTGCCCGGCTGATGCGGGCTGAAGTACGCCGGATTCGCTGGCTACCTTACTTCGAAGCTGCTACTGCCTTGGGCCTGCCGACACGGCAGATTATTTTTCGCCATGTTCTGCCCAATTGCTGGCAAGTGGTACGCACAGCTCTACCACTTAGCCTAGCCGCAATTATCAGCCTCGAAACAACGTTATCCTTTCTGGGAGTAGGACTTCCGCCTGAAGTACCTAGTTGGGGCCGAATACTGGCTGCTGGTAGAGTCGCACCATCTTCTTGGTGGCTTATTGTATTCCCGACCGTAGCACTGCTTCTGACTGCATTATCCCTGCGCCGGCTTGTATCCGCGCCGGAACCCTACAGTCGGGTATTGCAGGCATCCTAA